Within Vibrio campbellii CAIM 519 = NBRC 15631 = ATCC 25920, the genomic segment GAATTGATTTGGGCATCGTGACTTACTCACCGAATAAAAGCGTGTTCCAAAGCGAGCAAATTGGGCGAGAGACATTATGTTTGATCTTGCCTAAATCCTACCAAGGAAAAACCCTCACACCGGAACTACTTAAAAACTGTGGTGTGATTGGACACCCAGACGCCGAACATTACATGACGCTCTTTTTCGATCAATGCGCAGAACCCTCATTAAAAGAGGTCAAAGTCAGTGACATGCCACTCTCAGGATATGTGAACCAGTTAAGCCAGATCTTATTGCCAGTGAGCAAAGGACTCGGCTTTACCGTTTTACCGCGCAGTGCGGTGGAGAGCTTTTCGTTAAGAGAAGAGTTGTATGTCGCCGAGTTAAAACAACCGGTGTATGAAGATTTATTTTTGGTGAGAAAACGCAGCCGCACATTGCCACTGCGCTACCAAACCATCAAACAGGTCTTATTGAATGTGATCGGTACTGCTGTTCATCAATGATGTCAGCCATTCTTCACTAGTAATACGCTTATCTTGGCAATCCACCCAATATGGCTTGCCAGATAACCAACTCTTTGACGCCACCTCTTTTATAAACACATCCACAGAATCAACGTCATCTTTGGCATAATCCCATTTGTTGCGCATGTGTTCTGCCGCCTCGCGATTGGTATACGCCTTGCAGTTACGGATAAAGGTGCAAGAGGATTGCTCAACTCGTTTTATCAACGTCGAGATATCTTCCTCTAACTCTGCTAATGCAAAGGTAGGCAGAATACTTAATGTAAGTAGCAACGACCACTTTGCTTTCATC encodes:
- a CDS encoding DUF5329 family protein, with amino-acid sequence MMKAKWSLLLTLSILPTFALAELEEDISTLIKRVEQSSCTFIRNCKAYTNREAAEHMRNKWDYAKDDVDSVDVFIKEVASKSWLSGKPYWVDCQDKRITSEEWLTSLMNSSTDHIQ
- a CDS encoding LysR family transcriptional regulator, producing the protein MLNPVWLHTFKTLVEVGHFTQTAEKLYMTQPGVSQHIKKLEQACQHPLIKRENKSFELTEQGRMVYTYALELEEKEKSLLEDLSFDDLHAGYCKLACSGALALMLFDPLLEKQKRHKGLSIHLEAAPNQSILNGVAEGRIDLGIVTYSPNKSVFQSEQIGRETLCLILPKSYQGKTLTPELLKNCGVIGHPDAEHYMTLFFDQCAEPSLKEVKVSDMPLSGYVNQLSQILLPVSKGLGFTVLPRSAVESFSLREELYVAELKQPVYEDLFLVRKRSRTLPLRYQTIKQVLLNVIGTAVHQ